CGTGAAAGACACGAGCTGATGAGATCCTACGGTGCAAGCAAGTTTCAGCTTTACACAAAGATGCTTATCCCGTCGGCAATGTCCTACTTCTTCACGGGTCTTAAAATCTCGGCACCTATGGCGATAACAGCATCTATCCTTGTAGATACGCTTCAGGGCGGCAACGGTCTTGGCTGTATGCTCTCCCAGTCGCTGAAAGGCTCGATGACAAGATTCGTATTCTGGGATATAGTAATATTCAGCGCAGTTATAGGCGTGCTGAGCTTCTATCTTATGGGCGTTATCGAAAGAGCGATAACACCGGCGAAAAGAAAGGCAAAGAAAAAAGCACAGTAAGGAAAGGACTGATCGCACTTGAAAGGCAAGGTAATCAAAAACATCATAACAACAGTCGGCCTGCCCGTACTGTTCGGAGCATTGATATTCACACTGTGGCAGACAAAGGTTCTGCACGCACTGTTCAAAACGGATGAGATAATCCTTCCGCTCCCGACAAGAATAGGCTCAATCATAGGCGATAACTTTACAAATATGTTACCGCAGATAGCGTCAACTCTTATAGTGGCGCTCGGAGGACTTGTACTCGGCTCGATACTCGGTTACTTCATCGGCGTTGCCGGTGCGGTATTCAAGAAGTGGGGCATGGGTGGTCTGACCATAGTATCCGCATTCAACGCAATCCCGCTCGTAGCACTCGCTCCGGTTATCAACAACTGGACAAGGGATCTGTCGGGCGTGGTAGATATAAGAAGTACGGTGGCTAAGATAATCACCGTTACGATATTCTGCACAGCTTCAATGAGCGTAAACGCATACAGAGGTCTGACGGAGGTGAAACCGTTCTCGGAGGATCTGTTTGCATCATACGGTTCAAGCAAGCTGAAAATGTTCTTCAAGCTGAGGCTCCCGAACTCACTGCCCTATGTATTCACGGCTTTAAGAGTAAGCGTTCCGTCCTGTATAATCGGTGCGGTAGTATGCGAATACTTCGCAGAGCAGGTAATCGGTGTCGGCAGACAGATAAGAGAGAACATAGTCAAGGGTCAGTTCCCGACAGCGTGGGCATATATAACGATAGCCTGCGTAATGGGCATACTGATGTACATCATACTCCTCACAGTTGAGGCAATCGTGCTGAAAAACCGCCGTGCAAGATAAGCAAAAGAGCGGTTTCAGATATAAGGCGTATCGGCACTATCATTCAACGCCCATCCGATGCCATAATTTCCGTATTACTTCGTTGCTTTTTCTTGACATACAAAACAGTATGCCTACAAAAAAGCGCCTCGTTCTACGAAAATTCGGCTATCGCCTGAACGTTTCAGATAGCACCGACACACCTAAACTAAAACCAGTTTTAAAGACGAGAAAGGATGAAACATTATGAAAAACAAAAGAGTGTTAGCGGCATTACTCGCAGCAAGCTGTCTTGCTACATCGTTCACCGCTTGTTCCGGTGACAGCTCATCAAGCAGCACTGCAGAAAGCTCAGCCGCATCGGCAGACGCTTCTTCAAGCGCCGCAGAGGGTTCTTCGGAAAGCACAGGTCTTATGAGCGATGAAGAAAT
This window of the [Eubacterium] siraeum genome carries:
- a CDS encoding ABC transporter permease subunit; amino-acid sequence: MKGKVIKNIITTVGLPVLFGALIFTLWQTKVLHALFKTDEIILPLPTRIGSIIGDNFTNMLPQIASTLIVALGGLVLGSILGYFIGVAGAVFKKWGMGGLTIVSAFNAIPLVALAPVINNWTRDLSGVVDIRSTVAKIITVTIFCTASMSVNAYRGLTEVKPFSEDLFASYGSSKLKMFFKLRLPNSLPYVFTALRVSVPSCIIGAVVCEYFAEQVIGVGRQIRENIVKGQFPTAWAYITIACVMGILMYIILLTVEAIVLKNRRAR